The DNA window taataaacctaattaaatctaacagtccaattatttctaactgaatttaattagattcaaccgcattagattgctgtgaaattccagtttttcaacctaaagtcgcacactgaaatcgaatactatttctagtcaatttaaccatgtgttgattgatgtgtgaagcaaatattaatctattgccttccggttttagattaaccaacaaatattctatttaattggccagattaaaagaacacgtgataaacgacatcaatcaatgaataaaataaataatataattgaataatatgtctcggccctatcatggccttagtctataaaaatctactccataaacttaaaacaaaAGTCAAAATCAGTGTTTAAATTTAATGCAGAAAACATGATTAAGAAGGAAGGGAAAAGATTCTCTGTGATTTGTAGCATGTGTGAGGAATTCCTCCAACAAAAGTCTTCTGTCTTCCTCTCTTCTTTTCCTTCTTCCGCGCTGTTCTGCTATTCTGTCTGCTGCTCCTGTGCTTCTGTTATCGGCtgctctctttttttcttttgtacgCTTCTGCCCTTTTATTCTTCTTAATGGGCCTCCTCCTTCCTTTCCTTTTTAAGCCCATCTCTGTAAAAGAAAGTGTAGATAAGATATTTATACAGATTTACatagatttttccaagatttcaatatcatcaaggaatagAATATAAGAGTATTTAATTTCCTTTCTTCTGATATTTTGTTCCCTTTGAAATctagtaaatttatattatctctcaatttaaacacttttcacattttattcaaatctacaattattattcaattaagcacataattagggataaaaagtctagataagggcaaatattatcaaatcaaatccctaaaatctttgtaagatttggccttatcaatTCCCCCACACTTAAGCCTTTGTTCGTCCTCGAGCAAATcagagaataaaaatataatcgaggaatattcaatgattcacAACAAAATTGACacaatcaacacttttcaaCCTACTAAATTCCGTCATactcaatcaaaagatcacacgtcaaaaatcataaaattcactttcattgcaactttaaaactcaagcattcactagaaaagatcaagataatgagACGTGTGTAGTGTGGAGGTCAAAACTCATATTCCTCAAAGGTGTTTTTGTTCAAGGAGTGCTcatattttctgatttttttttcatataaagAAACTCTCCATAAGCTTATCTTTCCTATCTTCCTCCATCAAATGTTGGAAGAATATGACCCGGTCAATAGGTctttttaagcttataacgttaggccacggctcacggctacaataaaggtagggagattcaaaatgagagaaaataaacaatttaatcatACAACGCACTCCTTCATCTCTTATCTTCCTTCCCTTATGGAATTTCATCATTCATCCACTTAACTTTTTCATCTTCCTTGTACTTTCATTCATATTCCCCCATATTTTTTTCGATCTTCAACAACATTCTCTTTTAGGTTTTTTCAATCACCACATCATACAACGTTCAATCCtccttttttttataattatatatatcttttcatcaactcctttctcattcttcatgattttttttttcaaactcctccaatttttcttatcaatCAGCACACGagagttattgaaaattttaaaccgctaaaaagtttatttctctcaaaattaaggtaGAGGAATAGTGTATGAGCTAAAATTGGGTAGTTGATGTGGGCTTTTGAAGGAATGCGAATGGtggctaattgtatgtctttgacacactccattcgatttattaggctcaaaatggggtactagggatataaatgatgcattgggtaggctcgaaaggctcaaacggtccaaagatcgcctaaatcatccctaagtcattTTTCTCCGTATTTTCGCCTCGAAGGATAATCAGACAAGTTCtagattgtttcttttctttctcttttttttcgatttttttttcatgaGCTCACCTTTTACCAATTTACGATTAATTCATATAAGTATGACCTAAAGTGCATAGATGATGTCTCAAAACATGATACAAAACTAGTTTGTGCTCAAATCCTTCGGCTACAACTACAGCTCATATCAATCAATTCTACGTGTGATTCAATCTCTCGAGTGATCAAAAATCTAGAAAGTCAATTAGTGTGTCATGTAATCACAAGTGCAGTTTCTCAAAGAATaaccgaaaaaaaaaaatttcatgctcGAGGATTAATCATTGAAGCGTATGCTAAGTGTTGTTTAATAATTCCCCCCACACTTAAGATTTACACTGTCCTCAGTGTCATGCCATTCAAAAAGAATATAAAAGTTGGATGCAGAATAGCAAGAGAACACTTCCCTGACAGTGTTGCTTTAAATTCCATGGACTGTTACATGAGGATGGTAGAATTCCTCAGTGctggaaattttttatttcaacagtttagcTTTTCCAGAATCTAAATCAAATTCCTTCATTCCAATATTCcctacacacaccaaaatcacAGAGAATTAACCTAATagagtaaaaaataaaaaaaataaaatgaaacgaaataaaataaatcactgggttgcctcccagcaagcGCTAAATTCATTGTCTATAGCTTGACCACGGAGAAACATCCATCAAATAGCGGCTTCCGCCCATAGTAAATATCATACAATATTACATATGGGTCTTGATTATATGTGCCCTCAGGCTTAGCATGATATTGACATTGCACGCTCGTCGCTCCAACAACACTCGGCAAAGACTGATTATTAGGGGAAGAATAATATAATCTATGATAAAGCTCGTAAAGGATGTAATATTCTTGAGTTTGCgttgataaaaataaataatctgcTGGTGGAATATATGTTAAGACCATATATGAGTTCAAATCCTTCGACTTGTGTTCTTCTACATCCTCCAACTTCTCTTCTGCCTCATCTTCGCATAGGAATTCCTCGAAGAATTcttcttccttcaaaaataaatattaaatgaggaGGAAGTGGTTTGAGTTCGAGGAATTGGGGTTCTTCTATGGAAGGTTTAAGTGATTTTGGAATATGTCCAAGCTCCCCAATCTTCAAATTCACAGATCTTGGCAGAGGCTTTGATCCCTCCAAGTAGTTCATACATTCCTCCACCTCTTCTCTGTCTGATTCCGTGGACTTTGGGTTCACCAAAAGCATCTCCAGTGGGTCTTCAATAAAAGTATCATGCACACTACActcaacaatattttcaatagCATCTATTCTATAACAATCAGAAGATCCAGGATATTTCATACTACGAAAaacattaaaagttacattctcatCATTCAACCTCAAAACTAACTCACCTTTTTGCACATCTATGAGAGCTCTTCCAGTAGCTAAGAAAGGACGACCTAAAATTAAGGGGATCTCACGATCCTCCTCCATGTTTAGCACAACAAAGTCAATtggaaatataaatttatcaacCTTAACCAAAACATCCTCTATAACCCCTCTAGAATATTTAATAGATCTATCAGCAAGTTGAATGGAAatagtggttggtttaactTCTCCAATCCCCAATTTCTCAAAGCAGGAATAAGGCATAAGATTTATGCtagcaccaagatcacacaatGCTTTGTTAAAATTAGAATTACCTATAGTGCAATGAATGGAGAAACTACCTGGATCCTTAAGCTTAGGAGGTAATTTATTTTGCAGAATAGCTGAACATTCCTCAGAAAGCTTAAcagtttcaaaatcaacaagtttcctctttttactcaaaatatctttcaagaatttagcATAAGAAGGCATTTTAGCCAAAGCCTCTACAAAAGGAATATTTATgtgcaatttcttaaaaacttcaagaaattttgaaaattgttgaTCCAATTGTAGTTGCCTTGCTCTTTGAGGAAAAGAAgtgtattaatatcaatattatcattagAATCAAACTTCTTATCTTTCTTACCTGTCTTCCGTGTAGTCTGAGTGTTCTGTTCCTTAGCATATTCCATTTTTGGTTTCACTCCTCCATCATTCTTTGCCTCCATATCTGTAGAATTCTGCCTCTTTGGTTCCTCTTCCTCGGCCTTGATCACTGTACTCACTGCATTCACTCCTTTTGGATTTTTCTCAGTATCACTTGGTAGTGTTCCAAGGGGTCAATTTGCTAATTGATTGGCTATTTGACCCATTTGAGCATCCAACCTTCGTAAGATAGCATCATGATTCTGCAGTCCCGTCTCCATTCCCAcaatatgtttcatcataaaatcctcATAAATTGGTCGTTGATCTTCTTGCTTGAATCCTGGAGGTGCTGCAGGTACCAATAATCCTTGTTGTCTCACTTGTTGAGGAATGGGCAGTGGAGAAATATGTGTTGGATTAAGGGAATTCTCCGTATTCTTCCAAGACAAATTAGGGTGATGCTTCCATCCTGGATTGTATGTGGAATTGTATGGATTTTATTGTTGTCTCCATTGATTCCCCACAAAATTCACTGCTTCTTCATCAAAAATGGGTTGTTCCTCGATGACTATTCCTTGGACCTGATTTGCTTGATTTGATTTCAGCTGAGAGAATTGATGGGCCAACCCATCAATCTTAGCAGTAAGTGCATTCAACACATCCATTTCAAGAACTCCAGCCTTCTTTTCTCGTTTAATATCTGTCCAACCCGCACTATTTTCAgccatatttgaaattatttcaagtgCAACTCGTGGAGTCTTCCTGTATAAGCTACCATTGGCTGCCGCATCTAGCATGGAACGCACAGAAGGATCTACTCCGTTATAGAAAATCTGAACATGTTCAGATGAAGAGAAACCATGTtgaggacacctcctcaacatctTTCTAAATCTTCCCCAAGCTGTATGTAATGTCTCCCCATCCTTCTGGCGAAAAGATGATATATCCATACGCAGTTGTGCTAGCTTGGTGGGTGGAAATattgattcatgaacatttccacCAAACCATTCCATGTAGTAATAGAACCAGCTGGTAGATCTCTAAGCCATTCTGCTGCTTCACCATGCAAAGAGAAGGGGAATAGTCTCTATCTTATGGCATCCGTGCTCACTCCATTGAACTTGATTGTGTCACAGATAGATAGAAATCCCTCAAGATATGCATTAGGATCCTCGGTCTGCGATCCTCCAAATCTCACTTGATAttgtatcatttgaatgatggaTGGCTTCAACTCAAAATTATTTGCTTCCACAGTAGGGAGAGTGATGCTAGAACCATAACCTCCAGTAGTTTGTCTAGTAAGATCATAGACAGTGCGATCATCTTCCTCGTTGTCCATTACTTCCATCCCTGCTGTTTCAACTTTCTCCTCTTGTTTTAATTGTTCTTCCACGTCAAAGTCTGAGGATTTCTCCCTTTGTGCTCTACGTCTCCGTCGAAAAGTATTCTCAATCTCTGGATCAAACGGCTCTAATTATGTCTCTCCTCTAACACGGCTCATGCACAGTAAGATAATccctgaaaataaataaacaaacttTAAACGTACGAATATGCGTAGaatcaacaaaattaaataaaaacctgatctcaagaaaataataaatcctaatattaaacaattcaatCCCCGGCAACGGagccaaaaacttgaccgacgatttcggttgggaataaatctagcaagcgaactaggtcaagtaatagtatttggagatgagtccaggtatcgtacccacagagatcgatgtttaattactagaatatgaattatttttcctaattcaggctaataaaattcaaataatgggagataaattaattaaaactaaataacacgatttaaataaattaactaaagcaaaactaatccaaactattaatttagacgaaaattcaaattatttaaaaacgactaaggcgcacaatggtaccgagacaatttataatctacgtgtcaaattcatattcaataaattaattatttaattcacgacggaattcccaaaattatttattaaacgattcctcgaattaataaacctaattaaatctaacagtccaattatttctaactgaatttaattagattcaaccgcattagattgttgtgaaatttcagtttttcaacctaaagtcgcacactgaaaccgaatactatttctagtcaatttaaccatatgttgattgatgtgtgaagcaaatattaatctatcgccttccggttttagattaaccaacaaatattctatttaattggccagattaaaagaacatgtgataaacgacatcaatcaatgaataaaataaataatctaattgaattaaactcaaaacatcaaaaataatatgtctcggcCCTATCATGACCTTTgatagacatgaattaattgtggcgatgaaaataaaaaccagcagaccagcagcactctttaagaaaacaatagacaaaaagaaaatcagaagctactggtctagtaaaacaaaagcagtagaaaggatagaaaaacagaatcagtagaagatgttgcctaacgtgactactttaaatgttaccgttaaagttaccaagtactagtattaattgcagcattaaatactatacggagtcatttaattcactttaccgagtttagtataaaacaggactgattgttttataacttttctgcaggaacgttttttggtaataaagctgactctatcagaaatctgaagacatcttctgatcataaacgttgaactcagtcgcttatatatacatggaacaaacccttacaaaaagagaactctacgcataatatcttttcaaggatcaacgctatttcactcaacgagacaacctcgaaattccttgataactttgagttcaacacaaagaaaagtagcacacgcttcatagcaaatatctgatcttttgaagatcatcttgtgctactAATTCTTACACTCTGCACAATCTTTTACAACACTTATACTTTATCAGGAAgagcttgtaatctgaaaagaatcttttcagaaccttttgtatcacgttcttttttgagtcgagtaactaagagtttcagtaggcaaaggtttaagtccttctgaagtgggtgtgtacaagagttgtactgtagtatccaaagtcttttagttataccttctggaaacaggagaaggggagacgtagaagatttcatcttcgaacttccataaacaactactgcctactgttattattgtctttcacttacttcatcagattgtttccgcacctataattgtaatctaggtgaaggtatacgcaacaagataaactactatctctaacaggattttagtacctcatcaaaagaaaggaaaaacgagtagagtttattcacccccctctaaactcaactttgatcctcaacaattggtatcagagcaggttattcttgttcgtgAAAAACTACAACAGATGGCACACTTTAGAAAGATCCCTATGTTCTCTGaaggaagattttgatgattggaagattagaatgcaagctcatcttgcagcacaagatgatgacatgtggtatgtcatcacagatggtccattgaaaatattaaagccTAACACAGTTGTTGTTGTTACTGAGGGTGCACcgcagatggttgaaaaatcaagaagtgaatggaccagcgaagataagaagaaggccaaccttgataatgttgcaaaggatatattatataaaactcTCGACAAGAATACCTTTAGCAAGATtaaaatgtgttctactgcaaaagatatttgggaaaagctcatcCAGATATGTGAGGGAAATGAGCAaacgaaagaaaacaaactgtctgtagcaatgcagaagttcaaaaatctaaaaatgaaagctggtgaaactctaaatgagttcgatgaaagattcagtagcttggtaaatgagctaacagctctgggtaaagagcatagcaacagagaaatagctctcaaggtgatgagagccttacccagagaatgggataaaaaaacaatggctatgagagtgtccaaagatctaaacaagttggaactgCACGACTTGTTTGCAGACATGAAAGCATACGAGTTCGAACTGGAGgtaagaagtggagaagagccctcaagtctacctaccaaggctcttgctgctactgctactgctactacctCTTCTACTGCTGCTACAGCTGTACCTCAAGCATTACCTACTGTGATCATTGACAGTACATTGGAGAAGactgctgaacaaatcagtAGTGATGTTATGtccttgtttgtaaagaaattctccagGTTCATGAAAAAGAACCATCGAACTTATCAGGGTCCCAATCGCAACTTCAAGAAAgattcaccatctggtgatacgggatgctttaactgcggaaaaataggtcacttcattgctgattgtcctaaaccaaagaaggatgaccagaagagaAAGGATCacaagaggaatgacaaaaAGTCCAGAAGAGATCgaaaagcaatgattgctgaagaaagcaaatcgaAATGGGCGGACTCCAGTTCTGAGTCATCTgattcagaaagtcattccagtgacagtgatgcagaagaagttaaatgtctcatggcaaacactgattcaacctcgacatctggagaggtatttgatttatattctaACGAATTCACACGAACTGATATGGTTAatgcattacatgacatggtagaagagtattctagactttctcaatcattcgaagaagttaagatcgaaaatcagaacttaaaggatcagaacagtaagttaacttgcttgcaagtagacagcttgtaatgatttacaagttgagatgagtaaattaaaaacggagaatgaaagagcaaaagcagattaccagaagatgctttctgaaaaccagaagttatcactactggtaaatgcttggaacaagtcttctatttcactggaaaagatgcaagagttacaaaaacaatctggagacaggagtggtctcggattttgtaataatgaaggcaccTCTGAAAcaaatactaagccaaaactggatatgtgcaaagggaagtatattcacttAGTGAAATCCAGcgtggtacagaaaccagaagtacctactgttttagtagaaaggaatgtaaatcagatgaacagaagaatgcactatggtctgggttatgttaaacctaaggaaaaagttgaccagagttctagaatcatgagtggattcaactcaggaagacaacctcctatgaaggttaaaaactgccagtactataattctaaacctgttcagaagagatacaggctggacaacagaaacagaagggaagaacaacatactaGGATGCACAATGTTAAAAACAACAGACCCTTTGTTGCACACACttccatggatacccgaagtacaaaaattgtacaaaaGTGGGTCcccaaaggactgataaggcttggacccaaatagatttgggtaccagatactaaaatttgtgtttgcaggaacagcagaagaaaacagaaatcagtaactctacatggtatctggacagtggatgttccagacacatgacttgACAGAAAAACCTACTCTCCGAGATAATGAGTtgcactggaccaaagataacttttggagacaactcaaaaggtaaaaccgtgggtaaaggtaagattatccatggtaacataaccattaattATGTGTTATTAGTTGACAACCTTTGTTACAATCTAATTAGCACTAGTCAactatgtgataatggttattctgtagcttttcGTGATAATTgttattctgtagcttttcagaagcactcaTGTGTAGTTAGAGATTCTACTGAaactactgtattaactggaaagagagaagACAACACCTACAGTGTCTCTTGGAACTCAAATCATGTCAACACTCATACATGCTTAGTTGCCTCGCTTAGTAATAAACACTGGCTATGGCACAAgaaattgaatcatctgaattttaagtcaatcaatcatctcaaaaagcagaatatagttgatggcctacctgatattaattttgttaaaaatcatgtttgttctgcttgtcagcttgggaaacagataagatctagtttcaagaacaaagatagcaagtcaacttcaagatgtctggaattactgcatatggatctatttggtcaaattcctatcatgagcttagggggaatgaaatatactcttgttgttattgatgatttttctagattcacctgggtaatatttctcgcaggaaaagatcaaaccagtagcctcctgatcaagcttctgaaaaggattcaaaatgaaaaaatcttcttccatcattaaaatcagaagtgatcggggtactgagttcactaacaaaaatcttgagttatatttggatgaacaggggattcatcatgaatattcagctgccagaacacctcaacaaaacggatagctgagaggagaaatagaactctaaaagaagcagctagaacaatgctagcagatacagacatctctcagcgcttctgggctgaAGCAATTAACACTGCTTGTTACACGCAAAACAGAACTATGgtcaacaaaaggcacaatcaaactccgtatgaaatatggaaaggaaaTAAACCcaacgtatcttattttcatgtgtttggttgcaaatgttttgtactaaataatggcaaaaatcacttaactgcatttgactcaaaatcagatgctggactatttcttggTTACTCTGCTGTAAGCAAAGcctttagaattttcaacaatagaactcttaatgttgaagagtcgattcatgttgtcttcgatgaagacagcagtgctccTGAAATATCTAACACGTCAGAtttaagtaacaggttagacaggatCCACTTGGAACtggacagtgaagatgatgtagaagcaaacatcaaggatcttcaaaatccagaaccagacattccgatAGTGGAACCAGAGGTACAGACATTAGATCTGCCAATACCAGCAGAAGACACTCAAGAACCTACTACTGGTTCCGTCGAGAACAATCTCAACATATcaaatcaggactattatcTCTTGCCATTTTTTTCTTAAGAATGACTATCTGGTTTAacccatgttcatatttatagatgaaaaccAGGGACCAAAGCTCGAGAAAGTCTTGACTATAGTAGATATATGAAACATCCCATATCTAGCTCTCATCGGATTTGTTACCATATATTGCACTAATTTAGGAAAAAACTTTATTCTGATATTCTGTGATTCTGTGTCAGAAAGCAAAAGGTATTtgtctcattaacaaaacaaggcttattttatcttccagtagaagctatcaagacgacttctcttcttctgaattttattcatcattcatcagttATTTATCTTATTTAGCCAACAGTAAGTTATTTGCAGGAAAGCAGAAGGGAATATCATGTACttaaactgaaattttattagaaaccatTCCAGTACATTAAACGATGCAGAAGTAAAAGCAGTAGATCAACAAATGCTCTTTAACAAGAAGCTTTACATTAAACTTTTTGCATTCAGTAATATCAGCAGTTCGTAGTATCTTCAGCAGGAAAAGGATGATCTGCTTCGAAAAGAttccagcaagcttgggtctagtaagaatctagcaagcttgggtcttgttaGCACTAATGTATAATCAGATACTTTACAGGGCATCAGCTTCATCGATCAaccagcactctcttattgcattagaAAGCCTCTGGAAAAGATCGATGCTACATCTCCGACTAAATGGAagcaacaaatctttttgattgttgacattacaactccaggagtttgatccaaggatcattacGTAAAGAATGACATCTTCAAACTTCCTTCTGAACATTTTTGCTTCGGCTCCTGGATCAGACTCTAACTCTTCTTTAACTTGAGCTTTCATTTTAGATTATGAATGTTTAACTTCGTTTAAGTTGTGCATGCATTTATAGTAATCTTCGGAAGACACAAAGACTCTTGCGACTGTTCATTTTCAACGGTTCAGATTGAAAGATTGCCAAAAGTCGTTTGGTGTTTAATATCCACTTATTAGTTGCATTTACCGAGGGGGAACAGTATCTTAGTCAGACCAAGATTTTTATACCTTTTTCAGAAAACAGATAGagtatttgtcttttcgataaaacaacaaGTCTGCTGGTTTTGTCACAGTGCTCAAATATTTCAGCACTCTGAAACTTCCAGCAgacgttatcataaaacgacaaatcttcttctgattatttttagtaatcgtctggacagcccgcctatttcaaatttttaaatcattcgcGTCTCTGACAAACTTTGCAAGTCTTTTCaaacattcaaccataaacatactgacacgtgtccttatgtttactTTACGGTTGtacattcattttaaaatatcacctTCTCATTTTTCACTTTTACCGTTTCAAAACTGTTGCTACtcagctactgctttctcttaaTCATCTTCTATCTACTGCAAATTTTATCTGATCATTTCATCGTAGAGAAATGGCCGGAGCATACACTCTTAATGCATATCAAGTCAACTTTGCTTCAGTTCTCAATGTCAAAGATAAGAATCTTGTTAAAATGTTTCAAGACCTTGAGAAATCAGGACTTCGAAACTTCTTGGAAGCACCAGCTGTGATATACAAAAATGGTCTTCTGGATTTCTACGCTAAGGCAACTGTGCATGAAGGAAAGATCGTCTACTCTCAAGGAGATGCATCCATCTCCATTGATGCCGCACTATTGGGCGCGACTTTTCTCTTCCCACTTTCAGGTACTTCTGAACTATCTGATATTTCCAAGCTAGAAATGTCTATTGCTCTTAGCACTTTCtcagccactggagaagaaTTGTCTCCTTCTTGCCACAAAAAGTTActcaaaatggaatatcaaattctggctgatattgtggcgaAGGCTATATTAGTCAAAGATGGCACGTTCGACAAGTTAACAAAGGAGAAAATTCAATTGATGGCTGCCATCACTAAGGGAACTAAAGTGGATTGGAATCATTTCATATTCAGAATCATGAAAGACATGGTCATCAAGAAAAGTTCTggatttgctgttcagatcagcacaaTGCTCAAGGATGCTGGTTTCGCTTTTACAAGTGAACAGGATGCTGTTTCGGTAACAATGATTGATGCTGAGAATGTACTCGCTTTAAGGCCCAAGCCAACCGTGGCTAAATTTGTTGccttgaaaaaggagattggagaGACTCTTTCTGAGACTCAGAAACctcaacgaaagattaaaaggaaaagagtgatcgtctctactgattctgataaaacagtatCAGAAGAGTCTGCTGCTGATGTTCAACCATCCCTACCAACTCCAATCAAAAAGAAAGCACGGACTGTTCTTAAAATCAAGAAGACAACAGCAATTTCTGAAATTGAGAAAGTGCCAATCAGACAGGTGTTTCCAGAAGTGGTTCCATCTGCACGATCTAATGCTCCTACTTCAGTGCAAGCTGCTGCATCTGTTCCAGCAACATCTACTGCTTCTACTTTCAGACCAATGTCTGGAATAGTGATTAGAGAACCAACAAGGGGGTCTTCTGCATTTCGACCCATTTTGCCTATTT is part of the Primulina tabacum isolate GXHZ01 chromosome 18, ASM2559414v2, whole genome shotgun sequence genome and encodes:
- the LOC142532373 gene encoding uncharacterized protein LOC142532373 translates to MEWFGGNVHESIFPPTKLAQLRMDISSFRQKDGETLHTAWGRFRKMLRRCPQHGFSSSEHVQIFYNGVDPSVRSMLDAAANGSLYRKTPRVALEIISNMAENSAGWTDIKREKKAGVLEMDVLNALTAKIDGLAHQFSQLKSNQANQVQGIVIEEQPIFDEEANTENSLNPTHISPLPIPQQVRQQGLLVPAAPPGFKQEDQRPIYEDFMMKHIVGMETGLQNHDAILRSDTEKNPKGVNAVSTVIKAEEEEPKRQNSTDMEAKNDGGVKPKMEYAKEQNTQTTRKTAILQNKLPPKLKDPGSFSIHCTIGNSNFNKALCDLGASINLMPYSCFEKLGIGEVKPTTISIQLADRSIKYSRGVIEDVLVKVDKFIFPIDFVVLNMEEDREIPLILGRPFLATGRALIDVQKGELVLRLNDENVTFNVFRSMKYPGSSDCYRIDAIENIVECSVHDTFIEDPLEMLLVNPKSTESDREEVEECMNYLEGSKPLPRSVNLKIGELGHIPKSLKPSIEEPQFLELKPLPPHLIFIFEGRRILRGIPMRR